A stretch of the Planktothricoides raciborskii GIHE-MW2 genome encodes the following:
- a CDS encoding mucoidy inhibitor MuiA family protein: MTSSNLENAASRIIESRIKAATVYTNQALVVRQSQLELTGAEQELIIEGLPLSLQQDSVRSRGVGNVPVKILGVQTEQVFSSEPIEQRTAEINQEIQAIAAEIQKLEDQIVGINLQRNFVQDLGSKYLERFSSLQPPNEVNLDEISRLLGFIGSQDQSLAGQITQYKQEKANRENQLEVLRDRLKQVQTKTNRDRYSHYRILLAIEPESAGTFELEISYLVNYASWSPLYDIRSNTTGDQLHLTYLAEVKQKTGEDWIGINLTLSTAKPSLGKLPNKLKPFFIQSGGFRTRESADELAGRPRSYPAEFFELDALLEEPVPSMDLSAEVKIEAEQAIAETTQVGGIVTFSLERNSTIPSDDQAHKVMLYQTHYAGQPQHITVPRLDSCAYLETQAINPADGATLLPGKANIFRDNTLVGTTELEHISPGQSFKVYLGIDESIKVSRDLVKREVESIGTYRRINYSYRIRLSNLRAEETKIRVIEQLPVSRDERIKVRLLRTQPEILEGEMGTLEWLLVLAPKSQPESRQEIAYQSSTEYPTNLAIEYSS, from the coding sequence ATGACTTCATCTAACTTAGAAAATGCGGCCAGCAGAATTATTGAAAGTCGGATTAAAGCGGCTACGGTTTACACCAATCAAGCTTTAGTCGTGCGCCAGTCCCAACTTGAATTGACCGGAGCAGAACAGGAGTTAATTATTGAAGGATTGCCCCTGAGTTTGCAACAAGATTCGGTGAGAAGTCGGGGGGTTGGCAATGTGCCGGTGAAAATATTAGGTGTACAAACTGAGCAAGTTTTTTCTTCAGAACCCATTGAACAACGGACTGCCGAAATTAACCAGGAAATTCAGGCGATCGCAGCGGAAATACAAAAACTTGAAGATCAAATCGTCGGGATTAATTTACAGCGCAATTTTGTGCAAGATTTGGGAAGTAAATATCTAGAACGATTTTCCAGCTTGCAACCTCCTAATGAAGTGAATTTAGACGAAATTAGCCGGTTATTAGGATTTATTGGCAGCCAAGACCAATCATTAGCCGGTCAAATTACTCAGTATAAACAAGAAAAAGCTAACCGGGAAAATCAATTAGAGGTTTTGCGCGATCGCCTGAAACAAGTCCAAACCAAAACCAACCGCGATCGCTACAGTCATTATCGCATTCTCCTAGCCATTGAACCGGAAAGCGCCGGAACTTTTGAACTGGAAATTTCTTATTTAGTCAACTATGCCAGTTGGAGTCCACTTTATGATATTCGCAGCAATACCACAGGGGATCAACTGCATTTAACTTATTTGGCGGAAGTAAAACAAAAAACCGGCGAAGATTGGATCGGAATTAACTTAACTTTATCCACGGCAAAACCTTCCCTGGGAAAACTGCCCAATAAATTAAAACCTTTCTTTATTCAAAGTGGCGGTTTTCGTACCCGTGAATCCGCCGATGAATTGGCTGGAAGACCAAGGTCTTATCCCGCTGAATTTTTTGAATTAGACGCACTATTAGAAGAACCAGTTCCATCAATGGATTTAAGTGCTGAGGTAAAAATAGAAGCGGAACAAGCGATCGCTGAAACGACTCAAGTCGGAGGAATTGTCACATTTTCTTTAGAGCGAAATTCCACAATTCCCAGTGACGACCAAGCCCATAAAGTCATGCTCTATCAGACTCATTATGCTGGTCAACCGCAACATATTACCGTACCTCGGTTAGATAGTTGTGCTTATCTAGAAACTCAAGCTATAAATCCCGCCGATGGTGCAACCTTACTCCCCGGTAAAGCGAATATTTTCCGGGATAATACCCTAGTCGGAACCACCGAGTTAGAGCATATTTCTCCCGGTCAATCCTTTAAAGTTTATTTAGGTATTGATGAAAGTATCAAAGTCAGTCGGGACTTAGTTAAACGAGAAGTTGAATCAATCGGCACTTATCGCCGGATTAATTACAGTTACCGAATTCGCCTGAGCAATTTACGCGCTGAGGAAACCAAAATCCGAGTAATTGAACAATTGCCCGTCAGTCGGGATGAACGAATTAAAGTTCGCTTGTTGCGGACTCAACCAGAAATTCTCGAAGGAGAAATGGGAACCTTAGAATGGTTATTAGTGTTAGCCCCGAAATCCCAACCAGAATCTCGCCAAGAGATAGCTTACCAATCCAGTACAGAATATCCGACTAATTTAGCGATCGAATATTCATCCTAA
- a CDS encoding COP23 domain-containing protein: protein MRSRSSSRVSWHRAGERQIIQWTEEGAQEFGENLTASERCRAVRKRFNQYCLRQSAQPTLPPLSEGVVNGMPVICAAAEVECSPNNTLWTLKTENRDTNGRIIAQLLSALKGEAGTGLILESEDDLEITSILIESLIDGIIMQKSDRLPDHSEPS from the coding sequence ATACGCAGCCGCAGCAGTAGCAGGGTTTCTTGGCATCGGGCTGGAGAACGGCAAATAATTCAATGGACCGAAGAAGGCGCCCAAGAGTTTGGGGAAAATTTGACCGCTTCAGAACGTTGCCGCGCTGTGAGAAAGAGGTTTAATCAGTATTGTTTGCGGCAAAGCGCTCAACCGACCTTGCCGCCATTAAGTGAAGGAGTGGTGAATGGAATGCCCGTAATTTGTGCCGCTGCGGAAGTAGAGTGTAGTCCTAATAATACTTTATGGACATTGAAAACAGAAAATCGCGATACTAATGGCCGAATTATTGCTCAACTTTTAAGTGCTTTAAAAGGAGAAGCTGGTACTGGCTTAATTTTGGAAAGTGAAGATGATTTAGAGATTACCTCAATTCTCATAGAAAGTTTGATTGATGGGATTATTATGCAGAAAAGCGATCGCCTGCCAGACCATAGTGAACCGAGCTAA
- a CDS encoding SH3 domain-containing protein has product MALLTAMPNSRINIRSGAGTEFSSVHYGLAGDRVTILESALANSSDPMSPRWYRVRFQQSRAEGWVRGDFLIQTTESVSNRCHESLAQARTELNNVRNGFLNRIILRRDSLSPLRERPNKLILGLGGSGEDEVLSSEPLMKPISDRLIQSCGNASSVQFSSGYSGWHHVYGLIDGRVSLFECADFDPSSGLQLRWGEYNCDI; this is encoded by the coding sequence ATGGCTTTGTTAACGGCGATGCCGAATTCTCGGATTAATATTCGCAGTGGAGCGGGGACAGAATTTAGCTCGGTTCACTATGGTCTGGCAGGCGATCGCGTGACTATTTTAGAGTCAGCATTGGCAAATTCCTCCGATCCTATGAGTCCTCGGTGGTATCGAGTTCGCTTTCAGCAATCCAGGGCAGAAGGTTGGGTAAGAGGAGATTTTTTGATTCAAACCACAGAATCGGTAAGTAATCGTTGCCATGAAAGTTTAGCCCAAGCCAGAACGGAGTTAAACAACGTGAGAAATGGTTTTCTGAACAGAATTATTTTAAGAAGAGATTCCCTTTCGCCGCTCCGAGAAAGACCGAATAAGTTAATTTTGGGGCTGGGTGGATCGGGAGAAGATGAGGTGCTTTCCTCCGAACCATTGATGAAACCAATTAGCGATCGCCTAATTCAGAGTTGTGGGAATGCCAGTTCCGTTCAGTTTAGTTCTGGTTATTCTGGCTGGCATCATGTTTATGGTTTGATCGATGGTCGCGTTAGCCTCTTTGAATGCGCTGATTTTGATCCTTCCAGTGGGCTGCAGCTAAGATGGGGGGAATACAATTGTGATATTTAA
- a CDS encoding SulP family inorganic anion transporter: MTNKLDRSKFCATLSEYLPIIDWGLNYRRQDLSGDITAGIIVASLLIPQGMAYAMLAGLPPQVGLYASILPQVIYAFLGTARMLSVAPVAVDSLMVATAISALAPDESNYLAYALTLAFLVGAIEIFMGVFRLGFLVNFLSQAVISGFITAAAIIIGFSQVKHLFGLKITQTESFLMTLNYLGQQLSNTNGITLGLGVVCLLSLLYFKKGLGEQLKKWGVNPNAIAFISKTGPLVVVIVSSLVVWGLQLDRVAAVKVVGNIPQGLPPLTVPLFDINIIKSLSTPALAISFVGFMEAFAVGKFLASKKGQKVDANQEFIALGGANIAAAFTGGYPITGGLSRSVVNFSAGANTALAGMITAVILALTVLFLTPLFYFLPQTSLAAIILVAVGNLLDFATLKRLWNYDKADAIAWLAAFVAVLLTSVEKGIMLGAVISLLLHLWRTSKPHIAIVGRVEDTEHFRNILRHPVKTCPHVLAVRVDESLYFVNTKYLENYVMQAVRRNPEVKSLLLVCSAINLIDGSALETLQSLILDLENMGIEFYMSEVKSPVMDKLEKVGFVEKLGRDRIFLTTDRAMKFLECR, translated from the coding sequence ATGACTAATAAATTAGATCGCTCAAAATTTTGTGCTACTTTGAGCGAATATTTGCCAATTATAGACTGGGGTTTAAATTATCGGCGGCAAGATTTATCTGGAGATATCACGGCAGGAATTATCGTTGCTAGTTTGTTAATTCCTCAAGGGATGGCTTATGCAATGTTGGCCGGTTTGCCGCCCCAAGTGGGACTTTATGCCAGTATTTTACCCCAGGTAATTTACGCTTTTTTGGGCACTGCGAGAATGCTATCCGTTGCCCCGGTTGCGGTGGATTCTTTGATGGTGGCAACGGCAATTAGTGCCTTAGCCCCCGATGAGTCAAACTATTTGGCTTATGCGCTTACCTTGGCTTTTTTGGTGGGGGCAATCGAGATTTTTATGGGGGTTTTTCGCCTAGGATTTCTGGTGAATTTTCTCAGTCAAGCGGTGATTTCCGGCTTTATTACGGCGGCAGCAATTATCATCGGCTTTAGCCAAGTTAAGCATTTGTTTGGCTTGAAAATTACCCAGACAGAATCATTTTTAATGACTTTGAATTATCTAGGGCAGCAACTTAGCAATACTAATGGGATTACCCTCGGTTTAGGAGTAGTATGCTTACTGAGTTTATTATATTTTAAAAAAGGGTTGGGAGAACAACTGAAAAAATGGGGCGTTAATCCAAATGCGATCGCCTTTATCAGTAAAACAGGCCCGCTGGTTGTGGTGATCGTCAGTTCTTTAGTCGTTTGGGGATTACAATTAGATCGAGTAGCGGCAGTTAAAGTGGTGGGCAATATTCCCCAAGGTTTGCCACCGCTAACTGTACCCTTATTTGACATTAATATTATTAAATCTTTGAGTACCCCGGCTTTAGCTATTAGCTTCGTCGGATTTATGGAAGCCTTTGCGGTGGGTAAATTTTTAGCCAGTAAAAAAGGCCAAAAAGTCGATGCGAATCAGGAATTTATTGCGTTGGGAGGCGCAAATATAGCTGCCGCATTTACTGGAGGTTATCCGATTACCGGGGGTTTAAGTCGTTCGGTGGTGAATTTTTCTGCGGGGGCAAATACGGCACTTGCGGGAATGATTACCGCCGTAATTTTAGCCCTAACCGTGTTATTTTTAACCCCGTTATTTTATTTTCTGCCCCAAACCAGTTTAGCGGCGATTATTTTAGTGGCTGTGGGCAATTTACTGGATTTTGCTACATTGAAACGTTTATGGAATTATGATAAAGCTGATGCGATCGCGTGGTTAGCGGCTTTTGTGGCGGTATTACTCACCAGTGTAGAAAAAGGAATTATGCTCGGTGCAGTAATTTCTTTATTATTACACTTATGGCGAACCAGTAAACCCCATATAGCGATTGTGGGACGGGTAGAAGATACAGAACATTTTAGAAATATTTTACGCCATCCGGTGAAAACTTGCCCCCATGTTTTAGCCGTCCGCGTGGATGAAAGCTTATATTTTGTGAATACAAAGTATCTGGAAAATTATGTCATGCAAGCGGTGCGACGGAATCCAGAGGTGAAGTCTTTATTATTGGTTTGCAGTGCGATTAATTTAATTGACGGTAGTGCTTTGGAAACTTTACAAAGCTTGATTTTGGATTTAGAGAACATGGGGATCGAGTTTTATATGTCAGAGGTGAAAAGCCCGGTGATGGATAAGTTAGAAAAGGTCGGTTTTGTGGAAAAATTAGGGCGTGATCGCATCTTTTTAACCACGGATCGGGCGATGAAATTCCTGGAATGTCGTTAA
- a CDS encoding rhodanese-like domain-containing protein, which translates to MTISANGQIQTVNAETLKQLIDQNLVQLIDVREPSEFAGEHIAGATLLPLSSFDANKVPRQTSPQVVLYCQSSNRSGQAAKKLLEAGFEKVVHMEGGLNAWKQAGYPTKVNKNAPISIMRQVQIVAGSLVLTGTILGANYPKFLFLSGFVGAGLVFSGATNTCMMAKLLAKLPYNQ; encoded by the coding sequence ATGACTATCTCAGCTAACGGACAAATTCAAACTGTCAATGCCGAAACCCTCAAACAATTAATTGACCAAAACCTTGTCCAACTGATTGATGTCCGCGAACCTTCGGAGTTTGCCGGAGAACATATTGCCGGGGCAACTCTACTTCCTTTGTCCAGTTTTGATGCCAATAAAGTACCCCGTCAAACCTCTCCCCAAGTAGTTTTATATTGCCAAAGTAGCAATCGTTCGGGACAAGCGGCGAAAAAACTATTAGAGGCTGGCTTTGAAAAAGTAGTTCATATGGAAGGGGGGCTCAATGCTTGGAAACAAGCCGGTTATCCCACAAAAGTGAATAAAAATGCCCCCATTAGCATTATGCGCCAAGTGCAAATTGTCGCTGGTTCCTTAGTCTTAACTGGAACTATTCTGGGGGCGAATTATCCCAAATTTTTGTTTTTGAGTGGTTTTGTTGGTGCCGGTTTAGTCTTTTCGGGGGCGACCAATACTTGTATGATGGCGAAGTTATTGGCCAAGTTACCCTATAACCAATAA
- a CDS encoding MBL fold metallo-hydrolase — MLFRQLFDQESCTYTYLIADRTTKEAVLVDPVIEQVERDYKLIQELGLTLRYCLETHVHADHITGTGKLRELTGCSGIVPEGAQVSCADRHIADGETLKVGEIEIEAIATLGHTDSHHAYLVNRQMVLTGDALFIRGCGRTDFQSGDAGTLYDAVTQRLFTLPDETLVYPGHDYKGMMVSTIGEEKQLNPRFVGRDRDNFIQFMSSLNLPNPKKIMEAVPANQSCGQVASV, encoded by the coding sequence ATGTTATTTAGACAACTGTTTGATCAAGAATCCTGCACCTATACTTATCTGATCGCCGATCGCACCACCAAAGAAGCGGTTTTGGTCGATCCAGTGATCGAACAAGTCGAACGTGACTATAAGTTAATTCAAGAACTGGGTTTGACCCTGCGTTATTGTCTGGAAACTCATGTCCATGCGGATCATATTACGGGAACGGGGAAGCTGCGCGAACTGACTGGCTGTTCCGGTATCGTCCCTGAAGGTGCTCAGGTGAGTTGTGCCGATCGCCATATTGCCGATGGAGAAACTTTAAAAGTGGGTGAGATCGAAATCGAGGCGATCGCCACTTTGGGTCACACAGATAGCCACCATGCTTATCTAGTCAATCGGCAGATGGTACTGACTGGAGATGCCTTGTTTATTCGGGGATGTGGACGCACGGATTTCCAAAGTGGGGATGCGGGAACCTTGTATGATGCAGTCACCCAAAGATTGTTTACTTTACCCGATGAAACCTTGGTTTATCCCGGTCACGACTACAAAGGTATGATGGTTTCTACCATTGGCGAAGAAAAACAACTGAATCCCAGATTTGTGGGGCGCGATCGCGACAATTTCATTCAATTTATGAGTTCTCTGAATCTGCCCAACCCGAAAAAAATCATGGAAGCCGTCCCCGCCAACCAAAGTTGTGGTCAAGTTGCCTCCGTTTGA
- a CDS encoding metalloregulator ArsR/SmtB family transcription factor: protein MVADFFKVLSEISRIQILCCLKKSPKNVTEIIAETGLGQANVSKHLKILTQAGIVKREPQGVNVFYQIANPFLFEICDLVCEIIVDQIQAKNEQFESLK, encoded by the coding sequence ATGGTGGCTGATTTCTTTAAAGTGCTTTCAGAAATCAGTCGAATTCAGATTTTATGTTGTTTAAAAAAAAGCCCAAAAAATGTCACAGAGATTATTGCGGAAACCGGCCTGGGGCAAGCAAATGTTTCCAAACACTTAAAGATTTTGACCCAGGCAGGCATTGTCAAAAGAGAGCCTCAAGGGGTCAACGTTTTTTATCAAATTGCTAATCCTTTTTTGTTTGAAATTTGTGACTTGGTGTGTGAGATTATCGTGGATCAAATCCAAGCAAAAAATGAACAATTTGAATCTTTAAAATAA
- a CDS encoding photosystem II protein Y → MDWRIIVVLLPIILAGSWAVFNILAAALTQIQDWWNKQT, encoded by the coding sequence ATGGATTGGCGTATCATCGTTGTTTTACTTCCGATTATTTTGGCCGGTAGCTGGGCTGTGTTCAATATCCTGGCTGCTGCTTTAACCCAGATCCAGGACTGGTGGAATAAGCAAACCTAA